One genomic region from Bactrocera tryoni isolate S06 chromosome 3, CSIRO_BtryS06_freeze2, whole genome shotgun sequence encodes:
- the LOC120770702 gene encoding piggyBac transposable element-derived protein 3-like — protein sequence MACRGLSLQQMLDFIEELDEAGDQNDVPATIYIELPVDGNISDEDDAEDESGGIPDNVCPAQLKSGCEVVMASGRRLQNFDEDEIGVPNIEDLPVVIVEKEYKSMDFNGQPSASNCTSPDRKRLRRVTPKSSNVSLPQSNKQTTFQWIKDDASSLIPIFPDANYEDCRYLLPHQQFEKFFDDELLGHICEQSAMYAIGENRPNPSITVGELRAFIGILVITGYNNHANFRNLWSQDGDIRNSLVSNTMRRNRFQEILQNLHFEDNSNASSKNGDANPDKMWKLRPLTDHLKAKMIDHFHAEQNLFFDESMISYFGRHGCKQFIKGKPLRFGYKVWSLCTPSGYMVNFEIYQGKNPRANEDYEAKFGK from the exons ATGGCATGTCG aGGTTTATCGTTGCAACAAATGCTTGATTTTATTGAAGAGCTTGACGAAGCAGGTGATCAAAATGATGTACCAGCTACTATTTATATTGAACTTCCTGTGGATGGCAATATATCTGATGAAGATGATGCGGAAGACGAATCTGGGGGAATACCAGATAATGTTTGTCCCGCTCAGCTTAAAAGCGGATGTGAAGTTGTAATGGCTAGTGGacgacgtttacaaaattttgatgAAGATGAAATTGGAG TTCCAAATATCGAAGATTTGCCCGTCGTTATTGTggaaaaagaatataaaagtaTGGATTTTAATGGTCAACCTTCAGCATCCAATTGTACATCACCAGACAGAAAGCGGTTACGTAGAGTGACACCAAAATCTTCAAATGTTTCACTGCCACAAAGtaataaacaaacaacattTCAATGGATAAAAGATGACGCGTCATCCCTTATTCCCATTTTCCCAGATGCAAATTACGAGGATTGTCGTTATTTACTACCGCATCagcaatttgaaaagtttttcgatGATGAATTATTGGGACACATTTGCGAACAAAGTGCAATGTATGCGATCGGAGAGAATAGACCTAACCCAAGCATAACAGTCGGCGAACTTCGAGCATTTATTGGCATATTGGTCATTACGGGATACAATAACCACGCcaatttcagaaatttatgGAGTCAAGATGGAGATATTCGCAACAGCTTAGTGAGTAACACAATGCGTCGAAATAGATTTcaggaaattttgcaaaatcttCACTTCGAAGACAACTCTAATGCTTCTTCAAAAAACGGCGACGCCAATCCCGATAAAATGTGGAAATTGCGACCATTGACTGatcatttaaaagcaaaaatgatTGATCATTTTCATGCCGAACAAAATCTATTCTTTGACGAAAGTATGATTTCCTACTTTGGCAGACACGGATGTAAGCAGTTTATCAAGGGCAAACCATTACGTTTTGGGTATAAAGTTTGGTCCCTTTGCACTCCATCGGGCTATATGGTGAACTTCGAAATTTACCAAGGAAAGAATCCTCGTGCAAACGAAGATTATGAAGCGAAGTTTGGAAAATGA